A genomic segment from Spinacia oleracea cultivar Varoflay chromosome 3, BTI_SOV_V1, whole genome shotgun sequence encodes:
- the LOC130469997 gene encoding uncharacterized protein, producing MGERTLKEMAAPNTGDDPLCIVFPELDKPLKLNSGFLNLLPKYYGKSGENPHRHLKEFKVVCSSMNVEGVEQDHIRLHAFPFSLQDLAKDWLYDLPAGSITTWNGMASTFLGKYFPASLIGSIRKEICGIRQHDNESLYEYWERFKRLCSSCPQHQISDQLLIQYFYEGLLPTDRGMIDASSGGALVDKTPTQARALISNMAQNTQQHGTRNDVKRVNGVDLSGIQNQLQENAQQIATLTTLVSKIVASNDSKARVCGIRYNESHPTDKCPDLQSEDVNAIGGYSGQRKYDPYSQTYNEGWKDHPNLRVLIEYQKKTDTRLHHIDTQIGQICTSLSNLETQLSGKLPSQTIPNPNGHVKAITLRSGKVLTEPKMRSREVEKVIEVNPEVRSGERVESEGTVKDNEKENEGKSKTESDSVVSRFKELPPFPSRFSKAKKDSLDNEMLETFRKIEVNIPLLDAIKQVPRYAKFLKELCTNKRQFRPSEKVSMGENISAIIQKKLPPKCKDHGMFCIPCKIGDSKFERCMLDLGASINVMPKSIYDTLNVGSLSKTDIVIQLADRSNAFPIGVLEDVLVQVNELVFPADFYVLDMGDRCDSVPLLLCRPFLKTSKTKIDVHEGNLTMKFDGEIIKFNIFDAMRYPSDINNVSSIDTFDAFDWMAQDVFDKE from the exons ATGGGTGAAAGAACCTTGAAGGAGATGGCAGCCCCAAATACCGGAGATGATCCTCTCTGCATTGTGTTTCCAGAGCTGGACAAACCCCTCAAACTGAATTCAGGTTTCCTTAATCTTCTTCCCAAATATTATGGGAAATCAGGTGAGAATCCTCATCGACATTTAAAagagtttaaggttgtttgttctTCTATGAATGTTGAAGGAGTCGAACAGGATCATATTAGATTGCatgcttttcctttttctttgcaaGATTTGGCTAAAGATTGGTTGTATGATCTTCCTGCTGGATCAATTACGACTTGGAATGGTATGGCATCAACTTTTCTAGGAAAGTACTTTCCAGCAAGTCTAATTGGATCCATCAGGAAGGAGATATGTGGCATTAGGCAGCATGATAATGAGTCCTTGTATGAGTATTGGGAACGTTTTAAGAGATTGTGTTCCTCATGTCCCCAACATCAGATAAGTGACCAACTATTAATTCAGTACTTTTATGAAGGCCTATTGCCTACTGATAGGGGTATGATAGATGCTTCGAGTGGGGGGGCATTAGTGGACAAAACACCAACCCAAGCTAGGGCTTTAATTTCTAATATGGCTCAAAACACCCAACAACATGGTACTAGAAATGATGTTAAAAGAGTAAATGGAGTTGATTTAAGTGGTATTCAGAATCAATTACAAGAAAATGCTCAACAAATTGCTACCTTAACTACTCTCGTGTCTAAAATTGTTGCTAGTAACGATTCTAAAGCTAGAGTTTGTGGAATTCGCTATAATGAGTCTCATCCTACTGATAAATGTCCTGACTTGCAATCTGAAGATGTGAATGCTATAGGTGGTTATTCTGGTCAAAGAAAATATGATCCTTACTCACAAACTTATAATGAAGGTTGGAAAGACCACCCTAATCTAAG GGTATTGATCGAGTATCAAAAGAAAACTGACACGCGCCTTCATCACATAGACACTCAAATAGGTCAGATTTGCACTTCTTTAAGTAATCTTGAAACTCAACTATCAGGTAAACTTCCATCACAAACAATCCCTAATCCCAATGGTCATGTTAAAGCTATCACACTTAGGAGTGGTAAAGTGTTAACTGAACCTAAAATGAGAAGTCGTGAAGTTGAAAAAGTGATAGAAGTCAATCCTGAAGTTAGATCAGGGGAAAGAGTGGAAAGTGAGGGTACTGTGAAGGacaatgaaaaagaaaatgaagggAAGAGTAAAACTGAATCTGATTCTGTTGTTTCTCGTTTTAAAGAATTGCCTCCTTTCCCTTCTCGATTTTCTAAAGCTAAGAAAGATAGTCTTGACAATGAAATGCTAGAAACTTTTAGGAAAATTGAAGTCAATATTCCCCTTCTTGATGCAATTAAACAAGTACCTCGTTATGCAAAGTTTCTTAAGGAACTATGTACTAACAAAAGACAGTTTCGTCCTTCTGAAAAGGTAAGCATGGGGGAAAATATTTCAGCTATTATTCAAAAGAAGCTTCCCCCTAAGTGTAAGGACCATGGCATGTTTTGTATTCCTTGCAAAATTGGAGATTCTAAGTTTGAGAGGTGTATGCTAGATTTAGGAGCCTCCATAAATGTTATGCCGAAATCTATTTATGATACTTTAAATGTGGGTTCTTTGTCTAAAACTGATATTGTTATTCAGTTAGCTGATAGATCTAACGCATTCCCAATAGGAGTCTTAGAAGATGTACTTGTCCAAGTGAATGAATTGGTTTTTCCTGCTGACTTTTATGTTCTGGATATGGGTGATAGATGTGATAGTGTTCCCTTGTTGTTATGTAGACCATTTCTGAAAACTTCTAAGACAAAAATTGATGTTCATGAGGGTAACTTAACTATGAAATTTGATGGAGAAATTATTAAGTTTAATATTTTTGATGCTATGAGATACCCAAGTGATATCAATAATGTTAGTTCAATAGATACTTTTGATGCTTTTGATTGGATGGCTCAGGATGTATTTGATAA AGAATGA